The proteins below come from a single Halomonas binhaiensis genomic window:
- the fabF gene encoding beta-ketoacyl-ACP synthase II, with protein sequence MKSPIVITGMGMVSPLGCGVKAVWERLVSGRSGIGLISRFDTSALPIKIAGLVPEIADDDEAGLDLDQVVSPKERRKQDLFSLYALAAAEQALSQANWFPEDPQGQRATATIIATGIGGFPTITQAQNTLTQQGHRRLSPFTVPAFLANMAASQLSIRYGFRGPLGCPVTACAAGLQAIGDGMRMIRSGEADVALVGGAEACVDPLSLAGFHALKALSTEQQAPASASRPFDQSRNGFVMGEGAGLMVIETLEHALKRGATPLAIVRGYGTSADAYHITAGPEDGAGAADAIHTALRMAELEPRDISYINAHATSTPVGDRAEVASLRRVFGDDLPNIPISSTKSATGHLLGAAGGVESLFSAMATMTNRLPPTLNMDSADADMQDLDFVPGVAREQATQHVLCNGFGFGGVNAALIVSRFE encoded by the coding sequence ATGAAATCACCTATTGTCATCACCGGCATGGGCATGGTCAGCCCATTGGGTTGCGGCGTCAAGGCCGTTTGGGAACGCCTGGTGTCAGGGCGCTCAGGAATCGGCCTCATTTCACGCTTCGATACCAGTGCTCTGCCCATCAAGATAGCGGGCCTGGTTCCGGAGATTGCTGACGATGACGAGGCCGGACTCGACCTGGACCAGGTCGTCAGCCCCAAGGAACGCCGCAAGCAGGATCTGTTCTCCTTGTATGCTCTGGCTGCCGCGGAGCAGGCTTTGTCCCAGGCGAACTGGTTCCCGGAAGATCCGCAAGGGCAACGCGCCACGGCAACCATCATCGCAACGGGAATCGGTGGGTTTCCGACCATCACCCAAGCGCAGAATACCCTGACTCAGCAAGGTCATCGACGCTTGTCACCTTTTACGGTGCCAGCCTTTCTTGCCAACATGGCAGCCAGCCAGCTGTCGATTCGCTATGGCTTCCGTGGTCCCTTGGGTTGCCCTGTCACGGCTTGTGCAGCAGGCCTGCAAGCCATCGGCGATGGCATGCGCATGATACGCAGTGGAGAAGCTGACGTTGCCCTGGTCGGTGGCGCCGAGGCCTGTGTCGACCCTCTTTCCCTGGCGGGATTTCATGCACTCAAGGCGCTGTCGACCGAGCAGCAGGCGCCAGCCAGTGCTTCTCGCCCTTTTGATCAGTCACGCAATGGTTTCGTCATGGGAGAAGGCGCGGGATTGATGGTCATCGAGACCCTGGAGCACGCCTTGAAGCGTGGCGCCACGCCATTGGCCATTGTCAGAGGTTATGGCACCAGCGCTGATGCCTACCACATCACGGCGGGCCCGGAAGACGGTGCAGGTGCCGCCGATGCTATCCACACTGCGTTGCGCATGGCTGAGCTGGAGCCCAGGGATATCAGCTATATCAACGCCCACGCCACATCCACTCCGGTGGGTGACAGGGCCGAAGTTGCTTCGCTCCGGCGTGTCTTTGGTGATGACTTGCCCAATATCCCGATTTCTTCCACCAAATCCGCGACCGGGCACCTGCTGGGAGCTGCCGGTGGCGTGGAGAGCCTGTTCAGTGCCATGGCCACGATGACCAATCGATTGCCGCCAACACTGAACATGGATAGCGCTGATGCAGACATGCAGGACCTGGACTTTGTACCAGGCGTTGCCCGGGAACAGGCGACCCAGCATGTACTATGCAACGGCTTTGGCTTTGGTGGGGTCAATGCAGCTCTGATCGTCAGTCGCTTCGAGTAA
- a CDS encoding TetR/AcrR family transcriptional regulator, protein MPYSATHKASSRERILTSATELFCRYGFNKVSIGQIMKLAKMTHGAFYAHFESKEALYRASISETLKHSRAARLVKGPLSVKHLTALVANYCNLRELERKSKPGPENVLFNELGNDNAEIKVLFEASYLRMKKMLETRLIALSRLKKLPFEPNREAIAEKSRAILASLVGAVAIARSLPDEQERMSVLEAAQKQILLTLGVDDREVNQLFESAVR, encoded by the coding sequence ATGCCATATTCCGCTACTCACAAGGCAAGTTCCAGAGAACGTATTCTGACTTCAGCCACTGAATTGTTCTGTCGCTACGGCTTCAACAAGGTCTCGATCGGACAGATCATGAAGCTGGCAAAGATGACGCATGGTGCCTTCTATGCCCATTTTGAGTCCAAGGAAGCGCTGTACCGTGCTTCCATCAGTGAAACCTTGAAGCACAGTCGTGCCGCGCGCCTCGTCAAGGGGCCGTTATCGGTCAAGCACTTGACGGCACTCGTGGCCAACTACTGCAACCTTCGGGAATTGGAGCGCAAGAGCAAGCCTGGTCCTGAAAACGTACTGTTCAACGAGCTAGGCAACGACAACGCCGAGATCAAGGTGCTGTTCGAAGCTTCATATCTGCGTATGAAAAAGATGCTCGAGACTCGCTTGATTGCTCTGAGCCGGCTGAAAAAGCTTCCATTCGAGCCGAACCGAGAAGCGATCGCGGAGAAATCTCGCGCCATTCTCGCCTCACTGGTTGGCGCGGTCGCCATCGCCAGAAGCCTGCCTGACGAGCAGGAACGCATGAGTGTACTGGAGGCCGCCCAGAAGCAGATTCTGCTGACACTTGGAGTTGATGATCGCGAAGTGAATCAGTTGTTCGAGAGTGCCGTAAGGTAA
- a CDS encoding nucleotidyltransferase family protein, which produces MEEQLLMWLKADAQRLAALERASELGLQDWCLAAGFVRNLVWDRLHEYAQSTPLDDIDLVYFDPQDSSPERDWILETRLREVSDLPWSVKNQARMHVRNADAPYVSTADAMSYWVEMETAIGVRLVSDGRELELVAPLGLEALFAGSVTLNWKRPKPDAFKARIETKGWLEKWPRLVIVSSLDG; this is translated from the coding sequence TTGGAAGAACAGCTTCTCATGTGGCTGAAGGCGGATGCCCAGAGGCTCGCGGCTCTTGAACGGGCAAGTGAGCTCGGGCTCCAGGACTGGTGCCTGGCGGCCGGGTTTGTGCGTAACCTGGTGTGGGACAGGTTGCACGAATATGCGCAGTCGACACCGCTCGACGACATCGATTTAGTCTATTTTGATCCCCAGGACTCAAGCCCTGAGCGTGATTGGATTCTGGAAACCAGGCTGCGTGAAGTCTCGGACTTGCCATGGTCGGTCAAGAACCAGGCCAGAATGCACGTCAGAAATGCTGACGCCCCATACGTATCCACTGCCGATGCCATGAGTTATTGGGTCGAAATGGAAACGGCCATTGGGGTACGCCTGGTGAGTGACGGACGGGAGCTTGAGTTGGTTGCGCCATTGGGTCTGGAGGCCTTGTTTGCTGGTAGCGTGACTCTGAACTGGAAACGACCGAAACCAGATGCCTTCAAGGCCCGCATTGAAACGAAGGGCTGGCTGGAGAAATGGCCTCGGCTGGTCATTGTCTCGAGCCTGGACGGCTAG